CGCCAAGGACTTCATGAAGATGATCATGCCGTCCCACGCCAAAAACGTGAAACTCTATGGCGAGAGCCTGCCGTTGTTCGCGCGCTATCAAGTGGAAACGTATCTGGGTGGCATGTTCAACCCGACCGTTCAGCTGAAATCGGGTGGCTACATCGTCATCGGTATCACCGAGGCGCTTGTCGCCATCGACGTGAACTCGGGCCGGTCGACCAAGGAAGGGTCGATCGAGGAGACTGCCCTCAAGACCAACCTGGAGGCTGCGGACGAGGTGGCCCGCCAGTTGCGTCTGCGCGATCTTGCCGGCCTGATCGTCATCGACTTCATCGACATGGACGAGCGCAAGAACAACGCGGCAGTCGAAAAGCGCATGAAGGATCGACTGAAAACCGACCGGGCGCGCATTCAGGTGGGTCGCATCTCTGGCTTTGGTCTGATGGAAATGTCGCGCCAGCGACTGCGCCCCGGCATGATCGAGGCGACGACACAGCCTTGTCAGGCGTGCCACGGCACCGGCCTGATCCGGTCGGACGACAACCTGGCCCTGTCCATCCTGCGCCAGATCGAAGAGGAAGGCACACGTCGCCGGTCGCGCGAAGTGCTGGTGAAATGCCCTGTCGGCATCGCCAACTTCCTGATGAACCAGAAACGCGAACATATCGCGCATATCGAAGGCCGCTATGGCCTGTCGGTGCGGATCGAAGGGGAACCGCATCTGGTCAGCCCCGACTTCTCGCTTGAAAAGTTCAAGACGGCGACACGTGTCGTGAAGGCAGTGGAAGCGCCTGTCGTCTCGGTCGATACGTCGATCATGGATCAAGTGGACGAAGACGAAGACGCCGTCACCGACGAGGCACCCGAAACGCCCGTAACCGACGACGGAGAGGCAAAGCCCAAGCGCCGCCGTCGCCGTCGCCGCAGCCGGGGCCGGGGCAAGTCATCCGGGGATCAGGCCGAGGGTACCGAGGCGTCAAACGGTGACGCCGAAGCGTCGGACACATCCGAAGCTGAGCCCGTCGAGGCGCAGGTCGAAGCCACCGATACCGCAGAGGTATCGGAGCCCGTGGCCGAGGCCCCGCCGGAGGGTGCCGAAAAAGACGCGCCCAAGAAGCCCACGCGCACCCGCCGGTCGCGTAGTTCCAAGTCCAAGTCGACAGACGCGACGGACGACGATGTGCAGGCAGAAGGCGCAGACACGTCCGCAGAGGGTGTTGAGGCACCTGCGGAGGCCAAGGAAGACGCGCCCAAGAAGACGCGGTCGCGCAGCACGCGGTCAAAGGCACCCAAGGCGGCCGAAGCGGCGGCGCGTGCGCCGGCACAGGAAGACGTGGTTGTGTCGGCACCCGAGGTCGAAGTCGTCGCTGATCCCGCACCGTCAGCACCCGAGCCGACACCGGAGCCTGTGGTCGAGACTGCGGAACCGGTCGCGCAAGCGCCAGACGAGCCGCCCAAGCCCAAACGGCGCGGGTGGTGGTCCCTGGGTAAGTGATACGTGATGGGGGCGTGCCAGTGGCGCGCCCTTATCCTTTTCGGATGGCGTAACGCTGGATCGGGCCGTCGGTATCGGCGGACACCAGCGTATGCCCTGCCTCTGCGCAGAAATGCGGAACATCCACGACCGCGGCCGGATCATCGGCCGACACGATCAGAACGTCACCCGGGGCCAGCGCCTGCAATCGCTTGCGGGCCTTGAGGACGGGCAGGGGGCACAGCAGGCCCACCGCATCGAGTTCATGTGCATTGTCCATGACCGCTCAGATAGGGATGATGTTACACCCTGTCCACAGACATGTGACCTCAGGGTACGTGACGCGGGCGTCAATGGCCGCTAGGTGGGATATATGTTTGGAATCGATATCATCGACGCAAGCCTGATCCCGGCCATGAGCGTCGCGCTGCTGGCGGGCATCATCAGCTTTCTCAGCCCTTGCGTGCTGCCCATCGTACCGCCCTATCTGGCGTATATGTCGGGCATGACCGTGGGCGAGATGTCCGAAGGTCGTTCGGGCCGCAGCCGCGCCACTGTAACCGCACTGTTCTTCGTGTTGGGGCTGTCGACGGTGTTCATCATCCTCGGCTTTGCCGCGTCGGCCTTCGGCGCGTTTTTCCTGCAGAACCAGATCCTGTTCGCACAGATTTCTGGCGCAGTGATCATGATCTTTGGCCTGCATTTCCTGGGCGTGTTCCGGATCCCCTTTCTGGACCGCGAGGCGCGGATGGAAGCGGGCGATCAGGGCGGATCATCCTTCGGCGCGTATATCCTTGGTCTCGCGTTCGCCTTCGGCTGGACGCCGTGCATCGGTCCGCAATTGGGTGCAATCCTGACACTTGCCGCGTCCGAGGCGTCGGTGACCCGTGGCACCTTCCTGCTGGGGGTCTATGCGGCGGGCTTGGGCATTCCATTTCTCTTGGCCGCGATGTTCATGAGCCGGGCCATGGGCCTGATGAACCGGATCAAGCGACATATGGCGCTGATCGAGAAGATCATGGGCGGGCTGCTGGTTCTCGTCGGGGCCGCCATGCTCTTTGGCCTCTTTACCCGGTTCTCATTCTGGTTGCTGGAACAGTTTCCGGCTTTGGCAACGCTCGGCTAATCGGCCGCCGCCTTACTTTGGCCGCAGAACCACGCTAGACTGCACCCAAGAGGTGCATGAATGAGCAGGTCGCATCCACATACCGTATCGCGCCGCCGGGTCTTCTATATTCCCGGCTATGACCCGATCCATCCGCGTCGCTACCGCGAACTCTACCGCAAGGAGGGCGCGGACCAGGCTCGCGTGTCCGGTTATGAGATCCGCCTTAGCCCGGCGCCCAAGTCGGAGCATTTTGGCTGGCATGTCGACGCAACGGTAGATGGCCAATCAGTCCGCGCAAATGTCGAGGTTCTGGTCTGGTCCGATATCGTCAAGGGCAGCATGGAGGCGTCGATACCTGGCACGTATCTGCAACTTGTACGCACGGCGTGGACCTACATCGCGTCGGGTGCCCTGCGCCGCCTGATGCGGTTGCGCAAGGGGCCGGTTATCGCGGCGCTGTATCCTGTCGGGATGTTGCTGGGGCAGGCGCTGCTGGCAATGGCGCTGTGGTATGCGCTGTGGCGGGCCGGCAGCGGTTTTGGATCATTGGCCGGGTGGGGCGGTGCCGCACTTGGAGCGATTGCATGCGTGGCCCTGCTGCGGTGGTTCAAGGACAAGGATGGCAAGTTCTTTGCCTATTACCTGATGCACGATTATGCCTATTCGGCAGCATCCAAAGGGGCGAACCCGCCCGCGCTTGAAGAACGGATGACGCAATTTCAGGATGCCATTGCCGCGGCACTGACATCCGAAGTGGAAGAGGTTCTTGTGGTGGGCCATTCATCCGGCGCGCATCTTGCGGTTTCGGTCCTGTCTGACCTCATCCGGGCAGGACGCGTGCCTGCCAACGGTCCGGCCCTTGCGTTTCTGTCGTTGGGACAGGTGGTGCCGATGGTGTCCTTCTTGCCCGACGCGCACCGCCTGCGGGCGGATTTGCAATTCCTGTCGGCCCGGCACGAATTGACATGGGTGGATGTGACGGCCCCGGGTGACGGCTGTGCCTTTGCCTTGTGCGATCCGGTGTCTGTGTCCGGCGTCGCACCTGCCGACAAACGCTGGCCGCTTGTGTTTTCGGCGGCCTTCACGCAAACGCTCAGCCCCGCACGGTGGAAGGAACTGCGCTGGCGCTTCTTCCGGCTGCATTTCCAGTACCTGTGTGCCTTTGACCGGCCAAAGGACTATGATTACTTCCTGATTACCGCCGGTCCGGTGACGCTGGCAGATCGCTATGCGGATCGCCCACCATCGAAGTCTCGCATTGACGTGCCCGTGTCGAAATACACATCCGTCGCC
The DNA window shown above is from uncultured Tateyamaria sp. and carries:
- a CDS encoding ribonuclease E/G, producing MAKKMLIDATHAEETRVVVVDGNKVEEFDFESENKRQLAGNIYLAKVTRVEPSLQAAFVDYGGNRHGFLAFSEIHPDYYQIPVADREALMEEERAYAEAMKARDEEEDRPKPKRSRSRSKSKASKAADTDAKATAEIEGMETIDLDTDAEAEADVAVPEDEAASPMETVKDTPVETPEAGEDDAGDEGEATADTVEADADAKPADDASDDGDDEDDTATAADATSKDDSIESVADEDDSEDIRPPRKPRPKRYKIQEVVKVRQILLVQVVKEERGNKGAALTTYLSLAGRYCVLMPNTARGGGISRKITNAADRKKLKEIANEIEVPQGAGLIVRTAGAKRTKAEIKRDYEYLQRLWEQIRELTLKSIAPAKIYEEGDLIKRSIRDLYNREIDEVFVEGERGYRIAKDFMKMIMPSHAKNVKLYGESLPLFARYQVETYLGGMFNPTVQLKSGGYIVIGITEALVAIDVNSGRSTKEGSIEETALKTNLEAADEVARQLRLRDLAGLIVIDFIDMDERKNNAAVEKRMKDRLKTDRARIQVGRISGFGLMEMSRQRLRPGMIEATTQPCQACHGTGLIRSDDNLALSILRQIEEEGTRRRSREVLVKCPVGIANFLMNQKREHIAHIEGRYGLSVRIEGEPHLVSPDFSLEKFKTATRVVKAVEAPVVSVDTSIMDQVDEDEDAVTDEAPETPVTDDGEAKPKRRRRRRRSRGRGKSSGDQAEGTEASNGDAEASDTSEAEPVEAQVEATDTAEVSEPVAEAPPEGAEKDAPKKPTRTRRSRSSKSKSTDATDDDVQAEGADTSAEGVEAPAEAKEDAPKKTRSRSTRSKAPKAAEAAARAPAQEDVVVSAPEVEVVADPAPSAPEPTPEPVVETAEPVAQAPDEPPKPKRRGWWSLGK
- a CDS encoding cytochrome c biogenesis protein CcdA; the protein is MFGIDIIDASLIPAMSVALLAGIISFLSPCVLPIVPPYLAYMSGMTVGEMSEGRSGRSRATVTALFFVLGLSTVFIILGFAASAFGAFFLQNQILFAQISGAVIMIFGLHFLGVFRIPFLDREARMEAGDQGGSSFGAYILGLAFAFGWTPCIGPQLGAILTLAASEASVTRGTFLLGVYAAGLGIPFLLAAMFMSRAMGLMNRIKRHMALIEKIMGGLLVLVGAAMLFGLFTRFSFWLLEQFPALATLG
- a CDS encoding sulfurtransferase TusA family protein encodes the protein MDNAHELDAVGLLCPLPVLKARKRLQALAPGDVLIVSADDPAAVVDVPHFCAEAGHTLVSADTDGPIQRYAIRKG